A genomic segment from Montipora foliosa isolate CH-2021 chromosome 9, ASM3666993v2, whole genome shotgun sequence encodes:
- the LOC137971548 gene encoding uncharacterized protein — protein MSAPREEERNSQEDKNSSPEGGLGTLAGILQGIQTSLADLSAATKSQSAAFQSLHDDLLLREDSSDEHKDNDSGETSTVDPTRVVTALLASSSDGVNSQTTTCQERSDTEQKSDLLDSLTQAFISSVKKSPPIATQIADMIDNILSGKLSADTVKERGEKYFPPENCSRVGTVTVNEEIWDLLSRRAKTVDLAFQRVQDTLTQGLSSLALLADKLAKDAQTNTLISAKDVLQHVMDSLVLISQANWSLNMKRRELIKPDLESPFTRLCKPEIAPTTKLFGDDLSKQLKELTEKGYHGKEAFFGVQPCDFPARNVAQEKQPEEPLNTQVSIKVNPPVLLNDTVENYHTHSFTAGQVKNHLCQWENITQDPVILNAIQHYNIEFEETPPLQIVTPKNIIFSASDREIVNNEIAKLFSKGVIERAYYTPDSYISNVFIRPKKDNTHRMILNLKSLNKFVAYHHFKMDTFQTAVKLIRPGCFMASVDLRDAYYSIPIASEDRKFLMFEWQGSYFQFTCLPNGLSCAPQIFTKILKPVYAHLRVLGHTCMGHIDDSLLIAQNPNDCVNNIHDTVHLFSKLGFIVHPEKSILKPTQEIEFLGFIINSLTMTVRLSASKSTKVQKACQDLLKSKHITVWDVVHVIRLLVSSLPAVQFGDLYYRRLEINKITALRQNQGDYDAVMNLSEHSKAELLWWKNNIAQSQRLLLATNPDLILTTDASLLGWGAVLNGMETGGHWSAEEQGFHINYLEMKAVLLGLKSLCPNTHNTHICVQSDNTTTVTYINAMGGVKSETCNDMALQIWEWCIARQIWLSSKHIPGSQNIQADRASRAFKDSIEWSLSNEVFQTILSHWGPFHLDMFASRLNYKFDSPMPDENRERPSHRSTDRTLLDNTVLVHTSVEPSSGQPTASSSVRQLVTIASHRGTTPPSKENEINGMQTIRTSLLQRNVSHKATEIIMHSWADASLKQYKPYLQTWLKLCSEWKINPYDPPLTRVLDFLTSLFERGLKYDAINTAKSAISAITEPKHGLTLGSQPLISRFMKGVFRSRPPVPRYEATWDVQVVLSHLASFAPVNQLDLKSLTHKLVMLVALVSAQRMQSIHLIDLQLMKTGTDMVEFAFPTHIKQSRPGYKTPSFQLKAYPADPGLCVVTHLREYLVRTQELRGSESKLLISYVRPHHAVSKDTIARWVRTVMMGAGLDVAIFKPHSTRSAATSKAKRACVPLTDILKHAGWSNHRTFDRFYNKPVVKDSIFADSVLKID, from the exons ATGTCCGCTCCacgagaagaagaaagaaattcgCAGGAAGATAAGAATTCATCGCCAGAAGGCGGTCTCGGTACGTTGGCGGGAATTTTGCAGGGAATTCAGACCTCGCTGGCAGACCTTTCTGCAGCTACGAAGAGCCAGTCAGCCGCTTTCCAAAGCCTCCATGACGACCTTCTTCTCCGCGAGGACTCAAGCGACGAACATAAGGACAACGATAGCGGGGAAACTAGCACGGTTGACCCCACTCGTGTTGTGACTGCCTTGCTTGCCTCGAGCAGTGATGGTGTCAACAGCCAAACTACTACCTGTCAGGAACGTTCTGACACAGAGCAAAAATCTGACTTACTTGATAGCCTGACACAGGCTTTTATTTCTTCTGTAAAGAAGTCTCCACCTATTGCTACCCAAATTGCTGATATGATCGACAACATTTTATCAGGAAAGCTCTCCGCCGACACGGTGAAAGAGCGCGGCGAGAAGTATTTCCCGCCGGAAAACTGTAGCCGTGTTGGCACAGTTACGGTCAATGAAGAAATCTGGGATTTGTTATCCAGACGTGCTAAAACTGTTGATCTCGCTTTTCAGCGAGTACAAGATACCCTGACTCAGGGTCTTTCCTCTCTTGCACTTCTGGCTGATAAGTTAGCCAAGGATGCGCAGACCAACACACTGATCAGCGCGAAAGACGTCTTGCAACACGTCATGGATAGTCTTGTGCTTATTAGCCAAGCGAACTGGAGCTTGAACATGAAGAGACGCGAACTGATCAAACCTGACCTAGAATCCCCCTTTACAAGGTTATGTAAACCAGAAATAGCTCCTACCACCAAACTTTTTGGTGATGACCTATCCAAGCAGTTGAAAGAACTGACCGAG AAAGGCTATCATGGGAAAGAAGCCTTTTTTGGCGTACAGCCGTGCGACTTTCCAGCCAGGAACGTCGCACAAGAAAAGCAACCAGAAGAACCATTAAATACACAGGTTAGCATTAAGGTGAATCCTCCAGTACTGTTAAATGATACAGTTGAGAATTACCACACCCATTCTTTCACTGCAGGACAAGTGAAAAATCATCTGTGTCAATGGGAAAATATTACACAGGATCCTGTAATTCTGAATGCTATTCAGCACTACAATATTGAGTTTGAGGAGACACCTCCTTTGCAAATTGTGACTCCCAAGAATATTATTTTCTCTGCATCAGACAGAGAGATTGTTAACAATGAAATTGCTAAACTCTTTAGCAAAGGGGTCATAGAAAGAGCTTATTATACCCCAGATAGCTACATCTCCAATGTGTTTATCCGTCCTAAAAAGGATAACACTCACCGGATGATTTTGAATCTCAAATCTCTTAATAAGTTTGTGGCTTACCACCACTTTAAGATGGATACTTTCCAAACAGCGGTCAAGCTCATTCGACCTGGTTGCTTTATGGCATCTGTCGATTTGCGTGACGCATACTATTCCATTCCTATTGCTTCAGAAGATAGGAAATTTTTGATGTTTGAATGGCAAGGCTCATATTTTCAGTTTACTTGCCTACCTAACGGATTATCCTGTGCCCCACAGATTTTTACTAAAATTCTGAAGCCAGTTTATGCCCATCTTAGAGTGTTGGGTCATACATGTATGGGACATATTGACGACTCGTTACTCATTGCTCAGAATCCCAATGATTGTGTAAACAATATCCATGACACAGTTCACTTATTCTCTAAACTCGGCTTCATTGTGCATCCAGAGAAATCAATTTTGAAGCCAACTCAAGAAATAGAATTCCTTGGATTCATAATTAATAGTCTTACCATGACAGTACGACTATCAGCTTCTAAATCTACAAAAGTGCAGAAAGCTTGCCAAGATCTGTTGAAAAGCAAGCATATCACTGTATGGGATGTGGTCCATGTGATACGCCTTTTGGTCTCGAGCCTTCCTGCAGTACAATTTGGGGACCTTTATTACAGGAGGTTAGAGATAAATAAAATTACTGCCCTCCGACAAAACCAAGGTGACTATGATGCTGTAATGAACCTATCTGAACATTCCAAGGCTGAATTGTTATGGTGGAAAAACAATATAGCTCAGTCACAAAGACTCCTTCTCGCAACTAACCCTGACCTCATCCTAACcacagatgcttcacttttGGGTTGGGGAGCAGTTTTAAATGGGATGGAAACTGGTGGGCACTGGAGTGCTGAGGAACAGGGCTTTCATATAAACTACCTAGAAATGAAAGCCGTCTTACTGGGTTTGAAATCCCTTTGTCCAAATACCCACAATACCCACATCTGCGTTCAGTCTGATAATACTACTACTGTGACCTACATCAATGCCATGGGTGGTGTAAAATCAGAGACCTGTAATGACATGGCCCTCCAAATTTGGGAGTGGTGCATAGCTCGACAAATTTGGCTAAGTTCTAAGCACATTCCTGGATCTCAAAACATCCAAGCTGACAGAGCTTCACGAGCATTCAAAGATTCAATTGAATGGTCATTGTCAAACGAAGTGTTTCAAACCATTCTTAGTCACTGGGGCCCCTTTCATCTGGATATGTTTGCATCACGACTTAACTATAAA TTTGATTCCCCGATGCCTGACGAAAATAGAGAACGACCAAGCCACAGGAGTACTGATCGTACCCTATTGGACAACACAGTCTTGGTTCACACCTCTGTTGAACCTTCTAGTGGACAACCTACTGCTTCTTCCTCAGTCAGACAACTTGTTACTATTGCCTCACACCGGGGAACAACACCCCCTTCAAAAGAAAATGAGATTAATGGCATGCAAACTATCCGGACAAGCCTCCTGCAGAGAAATGTTTCTCACAAAGCAACCGAAATCATCATGCATTCCTGGGCAGATGCTTCCCTCAAGCAATACAAGCCTTACCTCCAAACCTGGCTCAAGTTGTGTAGTGAATGGAAGATTAATCCTTATGATCCACCTCTAACTCGAGTCCTGGATTTTCTTACCTCCCTTTTTGAACGAGGCCTTAAGTATGATGCCATCAATACAGCTAAGTCAGCAATTTCGGCCATAACTGAACCCAAGCACGGTCTTACACTCGGAAGCCAACCTCTAATCTCGAGGTTTATGAAAGGTGTCTTTCGAAGCAGACCCCCTGTCCCCCGTTATGAAGCTACGTGGGATGTTCAAGTTGTCTTATCTCATCTGGCCTCTTTTGCTCCAGTAAACCAGTTGGACCTTAAATCCCTTACCCACAAACTTGTTATGTTAGTGGCACTGGTCTCGGCACAGAGAATGCAGAGTATCCATTTAATTGACTTACAGTTGATGAAAACAGGAACTGATATGGTTGAGTTTGCGTTTCCAACACACATTAAACAGAGCCGACCTGGTTACAAAACCCCATCATTTCAGCTGAAAGCTTATCCCGCAGACCCTGGATTGTGCGTTGTCACTCACCTGAGGGAATATCTTGTAAGGACTCAGGAACTACGAGGATCGGAGAGCAAGTTGCTTATAAGCTATGTACGACCTCATCATGCCGTGTCTAAAGACACCATCGCTCGTTGGGTGCGTACTGTTATGATGGGTGCTGGGCTGGATGTCGCCATATTTAAGCCACACAGTACTCGATCTGCTGCAACATCGAAAGCCAAGAGGGCTTGTGTCCCTCTCACTGACATATTGAAGCATGCTGGGTGGTCCAACCACCGAACATTTGacagattttacaacaaaccagTTGTGAAAGACTCTATTTTTGCAGATTCTGTTCTTAAAATAGACTGA